Genomic window (Kwoniella botswanensis chromosome 1, complete sequence):
AGGTAGAAAGATCTGTCCCGCTTATTTCCTCCGCCTAGGAACATACAGTTATTCTCGTATGTTTGAACCTTGTGACTTGAACGAGCAATGCAATGAAAGAAAGCTTTTACCACACAGGCCGTAATTCATCTTGGTCCGCCAAGGGATCGTCATCGTACTGCTTACCACCCATGTCATTCATCACGGCATACTTGCTCGCATCGCCATGATGAAATGCTTGGGTGCTTGCGATCATATGTATACCTTACTGTACATAACTCTTCACTAACATACATATGCACTTGCTTCCGTCTACGTATCCTTGCATAATCGAAACTTTTTTTCGGTCCGAACCAATAAAGCTATTTTGGTGTTCAGGAAAAAACGAGAACGTATGAAACAGGTTCACAGAGTATCCATCATCCCGTTGCCGTATATATGCAAGTATACTTTCTCAAGGCTGTACAAGTTTGTAAGGTAGGTAGGTAGCTGCATATCGATGGGTTGTGAGCATCGAGCTCGCTTGCACTATATTTCATAGTCTGTGAAATGTCATTACAGCGCTTTCTCTTGTTTGAATATCTGCAGTTGTTCACCTTCCTCAGACGATCATAAAGCCAAAACTCGCTCTTCGGCTCAGGTCCAATAGTCCATTTTGTAACCCTGAGATCGCTTTCACCCTTCATTCGTTCAATCAACTTCTTGATATTTTCCCacacttctttcttcttgttgtctCAGTCGAAAAACACTccgtcttcttcccatccgACAGGATTTAAGTCGAAGTGTTGACATCAGCAAACTGTTAATCCGAACTCAGTGGCTGAACACATGTTTGGCTAAACACAAACAACTTCAGTGAGAAAATCGTGGATGTGTTTGTCTCGTTCGCATCGGACGGGTCGGTCTTAACCTTAACCAAACAAACCAAGTGTTTATTTCTTACTGCGGATCTCACATGTATCATTAGCATCTACGATAGCGATAGCGTTGGACCGCGGATCTTtacgaaaagaaaaggaaagacTTGTAAGGAATGTTTCATATTGCGTGATGGTCGGTCGCCAAGAGCTGCTCAAACGTATCAACGAACAAACAATTCAACGGCTCAACTGAATTGAACTATCCCAATCTACATCCTGCACTTTTGTGTTGCACCTGGATCATCACACAGATGAACGTACCATTGTCTTGGGGAATTCGCTACGGAATGAATTCATAGTCATCGACTGAAAGCTTGTGAGCATCAAATCGAAGGTAAAGGTTATCTAGACAAGTGGAAATATACTCTCCTGCTGTTCCATTGATACTGGTTGTCCATTACGGTTGCCATGGTAGTGCGGGGATGGAAAGGTGACGAAATCGTCCATGCTTACAATCGTTCTTCTGACCGACAGTAATATCACCCTGATACGAGTCGCTCAGACACTAACATCGGTATCGTTGTAACCAGCTGACACTGCTTTTACTTCAGAGCAATCAACCGCATCGTCAAATCCCGACAGGTTTCCATTCTGCAGTATCATCTTGCGACAGGTATATCTAAGTCATACAGCGTAATCCCTACTCAATGAATACTCCCCCCAAACCTGTTGTACTACCATAAAGCAATCCCCGCTGGTCGGCATTCACTTAATCTCCCATCTATCTGTTTTCATCTCTACTCCACTTACTCGCTGGTCGACCATACTCATCTCTTATACATTTCCGCAAAACGAACGATGACAAGGAGATCACCACCTTCAAAATTGactttccttccttcccacATCCCCACACCTCGTAAGTTCACGTCATATCACACCATATCCCTGATCCAGCCGATGCTTATACTCAGGGAGTTCTGTTTATTTGGGACAGCTCGAGGCGCTCCGAAATATTTCCTTCCAACTCTACCTGCTTCTCTGCCTACCGTCACTCGGCCGTCCCTTTCAgtccctcttcctctcccacAGCTATACCATCAAGCATTGGATCTAGAAGTTATGGAACATCCCTATGGAGAATACAAGGTCGCTCAGGAAGGTACGAAACCCCCCTGGGTGAGATCAAGGGGGATAGACTTGGCTGAGAAAGAGCTGGGAAGGGGGTTGGAGAAGCCTAGAGGGGTTGTATTGGGAAGATAATCAGGTTCTTCTCGAAAGGCTGAAATTACATTCTCCTTTGATCGAAGTGATAAACGTAATCGGTTAACAAGAGAGATACCAATATCATACCGTATGTTACTAATGTCTGCGATctttgtactgtatatagTATGGAACATCAAATTGTACAGTATTCGAGTACAGTATATTGTAGATGCATTGACAAATGGCTTCTCATATGACTACAATGATCATTCACCTTCGATTTCTTCACCACTATTACTACTACTACTTCTTGTTTGTTGGATTTCGATAATGTACTTCATTCGTACTCAATTGGTAAACCCGACTGCAGTATTCACTGTATTGACCTAAACGGGCATTCAGCCCAGTACTTCCGCTCCATTCAGAATGACATAACAAAACACTCACCTAATCTAGGTGTTAGCATTTCGAGGACCCGTGTCAGGTCTATTCTTCGGTACGTTCTCGGGTCTCAGATCCTCATGTAGAGCATTTTGAGCCTTCTTCAGATCGTGTTGGTGGATTGCTACGTCACCCGAATGTTGAGCTTGGGGAGGAACGTCTCTTCCCTGAGCGTTGGTGGGCACTTGGGAGTATGGGAGTTCGTGCCCGTCGTTTTGAGCTTTGTAAGAAGCTACGTGTGTGTCGTCCTGTAAGAGCATCATGATATAAGCTGGTATCATAGACCTTCCAAATTAAAGAGGGTGGGATGGTGGGACGGTGgggtggattggattggattggtcGGACTCACGTGTTGTTTACCCATTTTGACTTTATTTGATCTTGTACTATTGTCTTGTTCGTTTTGGTGGTGGAAAGTAAATACAGACTGTAATCAGACAGTAGTTGACAAGAGCATCGAAAGGTGTTTATATACAGTCCTTTCGTTGAACCACGACGAATACCTCGAATGACGTCTATCTCAAGTCCCACCAACCTAAACCTTTGTGAGATCACATCTTCTTTGTGATAAATAGTACAGGATGCAAAAGATGTAAGATGTCGTAATTTCCTCATGATGTCACTTTACTGTATGATGGGGTTATCTTATCGAGTGGAGGTCATATCGGTGGCGAGGCAGGTTCAAAATGCTGAAGTCGAATGAGATAATTTAACATTGCATCTACTATTGATTGGTGCGGTGCTACTCTTAGAGCTCAATTCAATGTGCCTGCTTGTGATCCTAGAAGAACGATTTGGGGGAATTGATGAACTCATCTTCAAAGCAATTTGTGGCGAAATGTCGATCTTTTGTTCCAACTGAACTTGAAGTGGTTCGTCGATATACTTATCAGCATGATATATGAGTTGTGTACCCCTCCCGAACCACGGACGAGGGGATAAGGATTACTGTAAATGCCCTTCAGCATGTCAAGTGGTTTCCAATGCCCAAAGTACAGTTTTGATCACTTGATTTCCAAACCACAAGAAACATCTGGCAACTGGGATCAGTCGAGTACGGTGGCTGATGTTCTAAATCTGCGAGACACTAGTCAACCGTTACAGTACTTCACTATCCTGATCGCCGTCCATGTTCAACTTGACACAAGAGAACGAGACGTTGTTTCTGACAATACTGAGGGAATAAACTCAAGTTGATTCCTTGTGTTCTCACCTTTAGCACAGGAGAGGACTTTTCCCGCACAGACCGCACTCACTTGATAAAGTACTGTGTCCATCAAAGGCGAAATCATTTGTTTTCCTACTTCCAACTTCCtactcactttcacttccccttcttcttcttcctcaatacATATGACCCAAATTCAGTGATTTTCATATTGTTTAAGCTGATTTGACAGTAACTCACCGTACCAAGCAACCTACCAACATCGGCGTCAGACTCATCAGATCAGCATGAAGCCCTCAAAGACTCCCGATCTCTCCCAGACAACTTTATCAACCCTCCTTTCCCAATCGCAATCCCAACAAATCCTCTTTCGACCACACGCCCACCTCGCGCTCTCCACTCGTCTGGACTGGTGAACTATCCACTTCAGGATTCTCATCACCTAATATTCATCTCGGTAGTCTCACTCCAAAATCGTATATACCTTTCCTCGAATACTCTTCCTCTACGGGAAATCATCTGATCTCAAGTAGTACATATGAGATCCATCCTGGAGTATACCTTCGACATACAGTAGTAAATCACATTTTGAAAAAACCCAAGCAAACTTGTATACCTACATTACCTACGATCGAAGAAACAAAAGAAGGTGCATGGCCTGACCAGAGAACTCCTTGGATATCCGCATCTGAAAATTTATTTTGGACAATATGGGAGATGGCTAAGAGGTTGGCTGTtcctgaaggtgaattaGGTTGGGTAGGAGGTGCGCAGATGGCTATTGTTAGACATCCCAAATCCTAtgattctcatcatcagttGAATCGAAACAACATTATCTCcttggaagatgagggagaaaAAGGAGATTTAATTGATAATCGATCTGAAACAGAAAGAATTAAACACGAGAAATCCACACCCACACCGAGACCTCGAGAAGTATGGTTAAGACCTACCAATGTACTATCACCCCCTACGTACCCTGGCGAAATGTCATTATCCCTCAAGGAGAGTTACGAAGTATCAAGAAAGATGGCTTCGCAAAGTGGGGAgatcctcttcttcggtaGGATCTGGGCGGAGAACGTACTGAGCAATTTGGAATGGACTTGCGAGGTGAGTGTATTGGTCTGGAATCACCAAAATATTCTGCTTTAGGATACTAACTTTCCTCATCTTTACTCATTTTCGAATTAATATTTTCTGTTATTTCGTATCGTCGTTTCGCGCTTGGTGTTGAATGGAATAAAACACAATAGAAAACGCCATTTCCCCTTCCCGCACACCTTTTCTTACCCACTTACGATCCACTCGATCTTACTCAACGATGGATCGATCAACTTCTGTGGAACCCGAGGCACGAGGATTATCTGATCGCTCATGGGAAGGTGATGAGTAACAGAAGGGAGCAGAGTGGtaaaagaggagaatgggTGAGTGTATACCTTTTTTTTATCTCCATGCCAAGTCGGAGATCAAGGTAGAACAAAGTGAGTTTATTCGGCTTTGCCATGTAGCCCAAAGGGCCATTATAGGTGCTCTATACCATCCTTTATATGCAGTGCAGCAGAACCCAAACTGATAGACAAGTGAGTTATCTGTTGACCAACGCAAATCGAGATCTGCATATACTGAAGATGTATCAATAATTCGAAGTAACTGAAATTTGATACTCAAGGCTGATTAGCGATTCCCCTAGCATGCCACATCGTGGATCATACAAGACTTATGTCCATCATGCTCAACCTTCAACTTATCTCCAGTGGTGTGTTAACTATTGTTATGAAATTTCAGTATTATTCTATTATCCTATCAACGTAGATTgtcaatctcctcatccgCATTGATCGATACCATTCATTCGTCTAGACCATCTACCATATCCGTCTTTCATTATCAGTAGTCATATGAACATGTCGTATCAATACACAAATTATCATTGGTAGTAGACATATCATCGGTATAGACTAGAATATCGCGTCAAAGGCCATCATGATCTTGCAATTACAGTATCGATGAACCCATGACTATCAAAACTGCACATTCGCCACGAGCTCAATTCGGTGGTCTATCGTACTTCTTTATTCTCTTTATTGCATGTGATGGGGTCATATCGTGTTGTATTGTATATGTAAGAGAATTAAACGTGACTCGACTCAATTTCCTATCTTTTCATCCGTCATATACCTCGTCTTACTTGATATGAGGAATTTACTAAGAATTACCAAAATCCAATCCTACTCGTAATTtaccaatcatccatcattaACCTTGAATTTTCTCCTTATCcactctttcaacttttctcTCTCCCGAACCCCGTCCCAGGCCCACCGACTATCTGAGCTGGCCCAGCCAAATACTGATTCGACCCCGAATGTATATTGGTATTCACACTCAAATTCGGACTCGCCCTTCCACTGTTACCCAAATAAGGTGTCCCAGGTGCAGAAGCAGAGTACCCAGCTGTAGGCGTAAAGGAGAAGCCAGACTTCAGATCCGTCGAAGAGGTTTTTCTCGATCCTGCTAAGGAATTTGATAATCCCAATAAATTGATTACGCTGGATGTTCTGGAAGGTTTCTCCGGTTCACCCAAGATCGGAGCATTCGTCGATATAGGTGATCCAGGAGCGACTGCCACTGTCGTCCTTGTTGTTGGAGGAGAGCTGGAAGGCGaattgtatatgtatgtagcAGCTAATACGATACTGGACCCTGTTACGAATGCTAATGTGATAGGGTAGGAGAATAAAGCGACGGAAGCTAGGAAGGAGATTACGATGGACAGTGAAGTTGCAAATCCTTTCCTATATACGTCATGTCGAAGATTAGCATTTACCCCACTACGACATATGGTATGTTTTCGATTTTAGTAAGGAAAAAAGGTATGAAATCGTTACTTACATGATATTATCACTATATCTGATGACCAAAGCCGTTATCAATCCACCAAAAGTTTGAGTCAACACCGTCCCTATCGCCCATCCATTGAAATTGCTAAACGCAGACATAACTCTTCCTATATATCCCATACCTTCCGGTCCAGCAGGAGCGACTATGATGGGTACCAAAGCGGGTATAAGGGAGAACAACGATAATTGGGTATTTCGAACCCATAGATCCGGTGGTGGTGCATTACCCGAAGAAGATTTTAAGATGAATTCGAAATAGACTCCAGCTAATCCCGATGTCATACATGCTAATGTAACAGCTAAGAAACCTTTCAATGGATGCATCATCCTGATTTCTTCGTGGAGCGCTCCGGGTATCTCGGATCTTAATTGATGTTCACCATGGTTGATTTTAGTCATTGTTGGAGTTGACGAGTGGGAGGTAGCAGGCGCAGAAGTAGATTGCATTTGAACAATTCCGACACCTATAGCGAGCATGACTAGTGAAGCCCATTTCGATTTGGATAATCTCTTTCTAAGCATCAACACTGAGAAGAATGCGGTAGTGaggatcttcatctgataaGTGACTTGGAAAGTAGCCACATCGAGATTGGAAGCAGCAACATATTGCAGGTTATTCTGAATGACATATAGAATAGCGGGCACAGAAAGCTTATAGCAATCTGGCGAAAAGACAGCTTTGGATAATGCTGTGAGTCGTGTGGGATGTATAAGGGAGAATGCTGATGAAGTGCTAGGAGGGAATCGACGATCTGAATCCCTTGTATTTGATTTTTCAGAGTATACCGCTGGTGGTTGAATTGGTGATTTTGACATGTCGGTATCTATCCTTTTCAACGCTATTATTATCGATATTGAACCTTTCAGCAGTTCGTTGAGCAATACGGCAGTAGCTGCAGAATAGGTCTTGCCTGGCGCGGTGGATATTCGAGAATAgtgcatgatgatggtgagaaaggCGTTTTGAAGAGCGAGGGTGATCAACCTATTCAAGTCAATAAGCCCCGAGTAAGTTTCGAGCACATAGCTTGTTGTAAGACAGCTCACGATATCCATTTCAACTCTATACCCCATAACATCGGTGGACCCTCTTTGTCCCTACTTGCAGCCGCCATCTGAGTTGCATAGCCGACCATACCAATCTTTCCATCAAATCTTGGCGGGTTCGCACGATTATATGCGGGTgattggtggtgatggtcgTTATGTTCATGTTTGTGATTCTGCATTGCCTGATATGTCGAATGAGGATGGGTGATCttaggggaagaaggaggggagTTCATAGAGTTGGTGGACATGGCTCTGTtgacagagaagaaagggtgAGGTTGAGTAGGTAAACTTTCATAGTCAGTCAGTTAATCCATATAAACAAGCACGAGAAGGGAACACAAAACAGGAGTATCCGAGCGTAGGGTAGTGCTAGCGTATgtaggaaaggaaaacaCCAAGCCAAGCGGTTACGAATGGTCGTGACCCCTCCTTCATGCCGAGAATATCATGTACTCACCTACTGAGACGTCTCTTGGGTCTAGTCACTCCACTGCTCACACCCCCAGCTTTGCCCATACTTCCTTGCTGCTCCGCTCTCTCCTTCTCGCGCATCGTCAGTCCCCTGTCGTCCTCGTTGTTTACAGCAGCTGATACGCGTCGATTCGCATTTGTAGTGTGAGCCGAGGCGAGGATGGGCGATGATGCTCCTGTATGGGAATTTGAACGATCCATTGTCGGTCGTCTTGTACCGTTCGCAGGGGAAGGGTAGGAAGGTGCCATACAcggttgaagaagatgaaagaagcAGGAGTCGAGGATTAGAGGATTAGAGGATTGAGAATTGGTTATAAATCAAGATAGTGGGTATACTTCTGAGCTAGCATGCGTGAATGGTGTTCAGCTGCCCAGGTGTCGCATGTATTGTTCTGCTTGAGCCGTGAGAGTGTCTATTGCggatagaagaagaaatgcGAAGTAGGATAGAAGGATATTGTTTCTCGGTTGTTTGGTGTTTGTTGCGAGGTCAGAGTGAGCGCGCTTGGGAGTGTTCCTGTAAAGCCGCTCGTTGTGTATATCTTGAGTACCGAGGGTATGCGAAAGAAGCGGTAGTGTGTATGATAGAAAGGTATGTATGGGCAGTCGAAATAGCAGTGATGTAACGAGAAATTATTCACGTTGGTCGAAGGAATTGAATTGAATGTACGGGACAAGTGGGATGAACGAGTGATCGACTGCGCATTGGATGGTGGACAGGTCCCAAATTACGCTAATTCACCGGAACCAACAACATATCACACTAACATCAGCTCACATGGCAGTGGAACCGCTCAATCTTATCAGACTTGCAAGCATAGAAGCGATCATTGAGTAAACAGATACCAATCAATAGTCGCGCTCATGCATGTTGCTTGATCAGATGACTCTTGCTATGATAGATCGTGCATGAGGTGTTCGGTAATGCGAACTACTGGATTGGCTGTGGTGATTGTATAGTCCACAACGGTTGTGTGTTGTGTGAGAAACGGGAGTCGATCGGGAAGGGTGGCATATGAGGTCAAGAAGGCGACGGACGAGCTGCATTGGTAGAAAGAACACAATGCTGTTTATCTCCCCAATCCTCCTACAAGATGTGTGGGTCTAACGCTATTCTCAGATATCGTGATCTCGGAAGTGGCTCAAGCTTGTTGCTCAACCTATGCCAAGCCTTTACTTCTTCAATCCTGATTGGGGGAATGTTCTCGTCTGGAAACCTCGGCAAAGCCTTCAGATGCAGCTGCAACGGAATTATGTGTCGCTCACATATGTCAATAATCGAATCGATACATTCATAGCGACATACAGACGATTCTTTCGTCCTAGTACTGAACGGGGTGTCATTACAGGTTAGCGGTTGAGGAACTGCGGTCATCTCCGCCTTTTGCAGCTAAACAACGTTTATGAGGTCTTTGACCCTGACTCACTGACTTTTTTTTCTACGGTGCAATCGTACCATTCcactcatcctcgtcctcagATACCTTGACGTTCCTCATTCCTCACTACATTTACATCGATAGACACACACTCAAATCGCTCCGTCATCTGTAAGACTTACTCTTCGGCCTCATTGAAAAAAAGAAGGACTAGTCTTCTCGTCGACTATCGATCCTTTTAACCCCAAAAATCGAAAACGTACGATCCGATCATTCCCGCTTCGTGcttcgatcatatcatcatcgaccaaaTAGAAAAGGACATTTCTCATATCCTATAGACATCTATAAACCTATTCACGGTCACTGATCAGTCCATCCTTCGACTCCTTACCATTGAACACACAGCAACATTAGACCTTCGGCATCATGAAGATCACTGAAAAGTTGCAGAAAGCCGAAAAGGAAGGTAGAACCTTTTGGAGTTTCGAGTTTTTCCCTCCCAGAACTGCTCAGGTGAGTGTCTCTGCAAATTTTTCGAAATCATTTGCAGATATACCTACCTTTATCAGGCTATATGGGTGGTGTAGTTTTCGCTCCTCATGATTGCTGATATCCGTATGGGGCTTCGCAAACAGGGTTTACAAAACCTCTATGATCGAATAGAACGTATGCGTAATCTCGGTCCGgaattcatcgatatcacttgGTATGTCGATTCATACTACACCCACTTAATTTTAGTATTCCAGAGCTGACTTCGATGCGGTCGACTTGGACTTATAGGGGAGCAGGAGGAAAGAACGCAGATTTGACTAGCTCTCTCGTTCAAGTATGTCAGGAGACGATCGGGATTGAAACTTGTATGCATTTGTGCTGTACCGAGAGTGAGtcatatcatatatacacCAAGTTTGAGCTCGAGTATGCTGAGTGTATTCAATAGTGCCAAAGGAAAAGGTAGAATGGGCTTTAGCAGTGAGTTCCCGCATATAAGAGCAGATGATTAAACCTGAGCTCATGGATTTGTCGGACCGTAGCAAGCAAAGCAACATGGATGTCAGAATATCCTCGCACTCCGAGGAGATCCGGTAGCAGGTACATCCAAGTGGGAACCTACTCCTGGAGGATTTACCAATGCTGTCGATCTTGTCAAACACATCCATGAACATTATCCCGGTGATTTTTGCGTGGCTGTCGCAGGATTCCCTCAGGGTCATCCAGAGACGCCTGAAGGGGTAGAAGGAGCCAGACAGGAAATTCaatggttgaaagagaaagtggatGCTGGTGCGGAATTCATTTTCACTCAAATGTTCTACGATACTTCAATTTTCTTCGATTGGGTCAAAAGGGTCAGAGAAGCTGGTATAACTGTACCGATCGTCCCTGGAATTATGCCTATACAAAATTGGGAAAAATTCGAAAAATGGGTTCAACGTGAAAGCATTGTCGTCCCTCAACATTTCTATGATGCTCTCAGACCGGTtaaaggagatgatgagagagtTAGACAAGTAGGAACCAAGTTGGTCGCTGGAATGTGTAAAGAGATCCTGGCGAATAAAGAAGCCGGCATAAAAGGATTACATATTTACACGTTGAATTTGGAAAAAGGAGCTAGGATGTTACTTCAGGAACTAGGATTggaaggtagaagagaaCAGATTGCTCCCTTGCCTTGGAGACCTTCTTTGACTCCTCATAGGAGATCGGAGTCGATCAGACCTATCTTCTGGTAAGTCATCAGCTGTCGTTGACCCTTCTTCATGATTGTCATGTGGTGCAATAGCCGATAAACGGTTGTTATTAGGGCAAATCGAGTACAATCCTATCTATCGAGGACCGATGAGTGGGATGAATTCCCtaatggaagatggggaGATTCACGTTCTCCAGCTTATGGTGATTTGGATGGTTATCCCGTCTCGATCAATATCAACGTGAGGATCATATGTTCTTATAACACCATATGTTTTTGCGTATTGACGTGACACTTCCAGGCAAACGACGCATATAACCTTTGGGGTCACCCAACTACCTTCTCAGAGATATGTGATTTATTCGCACGATTCTGCAGAGGTGATCTAGCGAAATTGCCTTGGTCATCTCAACCTCCTGCATCAGAAACTTCCGTGATCGATGAACAACTAGCCAAGATGAATGAATTGGGATACTTGACGATCAACTCTCAACCTGCTGTCGATGGTGTACCAAGTGAGGATAAAGTACATGGATGGGGTCCTACAGGTGGATATGTCTACCAGAAGGTATGTACCAACTCACCATTACCAATTTCCAGAGTGAATAAGCTGACAGTGGGCGATCTGTCCGTTTGTTTTCTGCTAGGCTTACTTGGAATTCTTCGTTTCGCCTGAATTGCTCAACCCTCTGATTCGACGAATTGAACGGGATCCCCGAATCACCTATTACGCTGTGAACAAACAGGGTGATCTGAGGACAAACACGCATAGTGAAGGTCCTAATGCTGTGACTTGGGGTGTCTTCCCTGGAAAGGAGattgttcaggtgagttcaaaTCATCGTTTAATCCATCAAAGAGAATTGAGTAAACTGATACTGTCATCTGTCATCGTAGCCTACTATCGTTGAAGCCGTCTCGTTCATCGcatggaagtgagtgatttactAAACGAAATAGTAGGATACCGATGCTAACATCTCCATTGTGTTTGTTAGAGACGAAGCATTTGAACTCGGTTTACAATGGGCGAACCTTTACCCACCTGGCTCTCCATCCCGAGAACTCATCGAATCGACTATGAACAGTTCTTATCTCGTTAACATCGTCGCCAACGACTTCAGAGATGGAATGTCGATATTTGAACCTTTCTTACTTGATGAACAATCAACAAGTAAGATTGGCAAAGTGGTCGATGTTGCTCAACAAACTGCCAATGGAGTACTGGATGGGCTGAACGTTGTGGTGGAAAATGTGAAGAGTGCTGTAGGAGCCAACGGTCATCCTAATGGTGTCGCCGTTAATGGTCATTAATCATTatcctttcccttttgaAGATCTATCAACTAGGTCTTCCCTATTCCTttccccccccccccttcTTGTCTTATTTTGGTCTTAGTTTTTAGATATACTTATCAGAAAGATCCCCCGCATCGCATTCAACATACTTTATGATACCCCCGTACACAGACATTCTCCTTCTAGAAGTTGTATATTCCAAACAGTGACACTGTATTTGTAGTGGTATATAGTATAGACTTACTAGAGGAGAGCGTTCAACATCGCATCGATCGTATATATGATCATACAAAATATATAAAATGCATCCATACATCAGTACAATCGTATCCGAAAGATGTATAATGATTCATTTGCCACTCATGTTGATCATGGAAGACGTTCCTGACTCGCGACGACGCACAGGCCCACGGAATTTTGATTGctcggtgaaggtgaattgtgAATTCTCGATCATCTTGGTTGATAAGCGTATATCATTGTTTTTGCTACATTTACCCCTTAATCTCGATTTTTCCATTCTAGCAGTCACTCAACTCTTCTACAtctacatacatatacctcTATATCCTCGACTGGCCGACttcccatttcttcttccttcacctcttctacTGCATACATCTATGACTACACCACACAACGTACACTCCTTGATTAGACATACCTCGAAATAAGTAATCGGTCAAAGTGAGAAGATCAACTAGACTTATAACCCTTCGGGGTTCGACTCGGACTTCTTCTGGAGGATTGGCACTTCTCGATACTGCAAGGCATACACCAAGAGCGAGATGTGATGTATCCTTCGCTCTTGCTTCACGAAgtgcttcttcatcctcttcggcTTCGAATCGATCGACATTGCCTTTATCGACctcatctcgatcaaatTATGAAAATAAGATAGAATCTTATCGATCGACTTTCGATAGAGCTCTTCATACCTCCTCAGCATCAAATGCTCAAGTACTACCTGACGAACACGGGTCATGGAACTACCATCCAGCACCACCTCCGGTGGAAAGCTGGCCAGAGTCTTTTGCCTCGATCTCACGTCAGCGCCAGCGGAGTGATACATGGATCCACCAGAATAGCAATGTtaaagggaaagaagcaCTCCCAcaggggaaagggaaggagaaagagaaagttgTTGATGACCCGAATTTACAACAAGGTGAATTTGACATTTCCcaagagatgattgatgatctctACAACTCATCGAATTCAGCCGATGTACTAGATGATCTACCGCTAGATATGactgaagaggagattgtGGGGTTAATGGAAAGTATGAGTATGGATGGATCAGccgaagaaggagaaggagaaacaTATGGATATGAAGTTTTTGGAAATCATATCGATACGAATACAAACGGAAGCGCACCATTCAGACGAGAAGAACTCTCGGAACCGGAG
Coding sequences:
- a CDS encoding methylenetetrahydrofolate reductase; translated protein: MKITEKLQKAEKEGRTFWSFEFFPPRTAQGLQNLYDRIERMRNLGPEFIDITWGAGGKNADLTSSLVQVCQETIGIETCMHLCCTEMPKEKVEWALAQAKQHGCQNILALRGDPVAGTSKWEPTPGGFTNAVDLVKHIHEHYPGDFCVAVAGFPQGHPETPEGVEGARQEIQWLKEKVDAGAEFIFTQMFYDTSIFFDWVKRVREAGITVPIVPGIMPIQNWEKFEKWVQRESIVVPQHFYDALRPVKGDDERVRQVGTKLVAGMCKEILANKEAGIKGLHIYTLNLEKGARMLLQELGLEGRREQIAPLPWRPSLTPHRRSESIRPIFWANRVQSYLSRTDEWDEFPNGRWGDSRSPAYGDLDGYPVSININANDAYNLWGHPTTFSEICDLFARFCRGDLAKLPWSSQPPASETSVIDEQLAKMNELGYLTINSQPAVDGVPSEDKVHGWGPTGGYVYQKAYLEFFVSPELLNPLIRRIERDPRITYYAVNKQGDLRTNTHSEGPNAVTWGVFPGKEIVQPTIVEAVSFIAWKDEAFELGLQWANLYPPGSPSRELIESTMNSSYLVNIVANDFRDGMSIFEPFLLDEQSTSKIGKVVDVAQQTANGVLDGLNVVVENVKSAVGANGHPNGVAVNGH